A portion of the Candidatus Saccharimonadales bacterium genome contains these proteins:
- a CDS encoding GNAT family N-acetyltransferase, whose amino-acid sequence MHLRPRISIRRARLSDVPQLIEVEHASWEAACDPEDMFTTEQFEAHIRNVGDYFFVAEERQTGRLVGYVSALRVDIPVSEVEERVTTWYALTGDGEYTGHQPNGQCLFGGSLGVIPESQRSGIGDRLIEREFREIVRHGMTFGALGGRLPGMAAYLAEHPESNPEHYFQLTREDGKPYDPELRFYADDFEVRKLLPEYFKDRESCNNGVLLVWRNPFLGSKLLKPLIAAQVFKAICAYYRARART is encoded by the coding sequence ATGCATTTGAGGCCAAGAATTTCGATTCGTCGAGCACGACTGAGTGACGTACCTCAGCTCATCGAGGTCGAACATGCGTCCTGGGAAGCAGCCTGCGACCCAGAAGACATGTTTACCACTGAGCAATTCGAAGCGCACATCCGCAATGTCGGTGACTACTTCTTCGTCGCAGAAGAACGACAAACTGGCCGACTCGTCGGCTACGTGTCTGCATTGCGGGTTGATATCCCGGTGAGCGAGGTCGAGGAGCGCGTGACTACCTGGTACGCACTCACCGGCGACGGCGAGTACACGGGGCACCAGCCAAACGGCCAGTGTCTTTTCGGGGGGTCCCTGGGAGTCATCCCTGAGTCTCAACGATCAGGTATTGGTGACAGGTTGATTGAGAGGGAATTCCGTGAGATTGTTCGACACGGCATGACCTTCGGAGCTCTCGGGGGTCGTCTGCCAGGAATGGCGGCGTATCTCGCGGAGCATCCCGAGTCCAACCCCGAGCATTACTTCCAGCTCACGCGCGAAGACGGCAAACCTTACGACCCTGAGCTTCGGTTCTATGCCGATGACTTCGAGGTCAGGAAGCTTCTCCCGGAGTATTTCAAGGACCGGGAAAGCTGCAACAACGGCGTGCTGCTTGTCTGGAGGAATCCCTTCCTTGGCAGCAAGCTGCTGAAACCACTGATTGCAGCGCAAGTTTTCAAGGCGATCTGCGCCTACTATCGCGCGAGAGCGCGAACATAG
- a CDS encoding pyruvoyl-dependent arginine decarboxylase — translation MEIFLVEGVGTGPTTLAAFDASLRAAGIANFNIIPLSSIIPPQSKIEVVKSIPKTQEIGNWGDRLYVVIANKRVDTPNEEAWAGIGWVQNEENRKGLFVEHVGSNKKTVERDIRATLESLMDGRKDETFGEITMEIVGITCTQEPVSALVCAVYKSSPWDRKFNPFKK, via the coding sequence ATGGAAATATTTCTTGTAGAGGGTGTAGGCACAGGACCAACTACTTTGGCAGCTTTCGATGCATCGCTTCGTGCTGCGGGAATTGCTAATTTCAATATCATACCTCTGAGTTCAATTATTCCCCCACAATCGAAAATTGAGGTAGTTAAGTCAATTCCGAAAACTCAAGAAATTGGAAATTGGGGTGATCGACTCTATGTTGTCATTGCGAATAAACGCGTCGATACCCCAAACGAGGAAGCATGGGCTGGTATTGGGTGGGTGCAAAATGAAGAGAATAGAAAGGGTCTTTTTGTTGAACACGTCGGGAGCAATAAAAAGACTGTAGAACGCGATATTCGAGCTACTCTTGAGTCACTTATGGATGGACGTAAAGACGAAACTTTTGGTGAGATAACAATGGAAATAGTTGGGATCACCTGCACACAAGAACCAGTTAGTGCACTCGTTTGCGCAGTTTACAAGTCGAGCCCCTGGGATCGCAAGTTCAACCCTTTTAAGAAGTAG